The following coding sequences are from one Humulus lupulus chromosome X, drHumLupu1.1, whole genome shotgun sequence window:
- the LOC133804885 gene encoding glucuronoxylan 4-O-methyltransferase 1-like, with protein MRTKVAQLISLKLTLSLFFLFFLILIIRSNFSFTNVSTPATVVSQQTHLSNSTDDHDHDDQKTTSTAANTDCANNININASPVQTCNKTPPSLANALVHYVTTNITPQQTLKEISVSMRILEKKSPCNFLVFGLGHDSLMWNALNYGGRTVFLEEDKAWIEQIQRRIPGLESYHVEYDTKVHQADELMKIGSKAGDCQVVGDPRFSKCQLALKNFPSDVYDTEWDLIMVDAPTGYVIHAPGRMTAIYTAGLMARNRESGETDVFVHDVDRPVEDKFSKAFLCEGYLTEEEGRLRHFTIPSHRARLGRPFCP; from the coding sequence atgAGGACCAAAGTAGCTCAACTTATTAGTCTAAAACTCACTCTCTCCTTATTCTTCCTCTTCTTCCTCATTCTCATAATCAGATCAAACTTCTCTTTCACTAATGTCTCTACTCCAGCCACCGTTGTCTCACAACAAACCCACCTCTCAAATTCAACGGACGATCATGATCACGACGATCAAAAGACTACGTCTACAGCTGCAAACACTGACTGTGCtaacaatattaatattaatgCTTCCCCAGTACAAACATGTAACAAAACGCCGCCGTCTCTGGCCAACGCATTGGTCCACTACGTAACGACGAACATCACCCCACAACAGACCCTCAAAGAAATCTCAGTCTCCATGAGAATCCTCGAGAAGAAGTCTCCATGCAACTTCCTCGTCTTCGGACTAGGCCACGACAGCCTCATGTGGAACGCCCTTAACTACGGCGGCCGCACGGTCTTTCTAGAGGAAGACAAGGCTTGGATCGAGCAAATCCAGCGTCGTATACCGGGTTTGGAGTCGTATCACGTTGAATACGACACTAAGGTCCACCAGGCGGACGAGCTGATGAAGATCGGTAGTAAGGCCGGGGATTGTCAGGTCGTCGGGGACCCACGATTCTCCAAGTGTCAGCTTGCGCTGAAGAACTTCCCCAGTGACGTCTACGACACCGAGTGGGACCTAATCATGGTCGACGCGCCTACAGGGTATGTCATACACGCGCCGGGGAGGATGACCGCCATTTACACGGCGGGGCTTATGGCGAGGAATAGAGAGAGTGGAGAGACTGACGTGTTCGTCCACGACGTGGATAGGCCCGTAGAGGATAAATTCTCTAAGGCTTTCCTTTGCGAAGGGTACCTGACCGAAGAAGAAGGGAGGTTGAGGCACTTCACTATTCCCAGCCATAGGGCCCGTCTCGgcagaccattttgcccttaa